aaaagagaaaaaaccGAACCTTTTGTCCATTTACGTTGGATGGTTGGTTGGCAGCCTTCTGGTTAAGTAGAGTAATGTTTTCCTGGTCGGCAAAATGCACCGGTCCTAATCCGCTAGCCAAAATAGAAGAAAAACCCTGAGGATAACCCTTCAAAGTAGATAAATGCGGCGTCGTGTCAGCTACTGGAAACGCACTATGACGACAGTTTGATTGGACGAAAAGTGCAAAATACCTTGTACATTCAGAGATGGACGTGGGTCCAAGCGTCTGGGCCCATTTTCGGTACCGTCGTCGAAGAAATCATGGCATTGCCACCGTCCCCTGATGAAAGGGGTTGTTTGGGGCATCTTGACGATCTTGAAGCGCTCGTCGGGAGGTTTGCGCTTAACCTCGGCCTGCGGTGGTTCCTGCGGAACCACCGTCGTCGGAGGTTCGAGCTGGTGTTCGTCGGTGTCCCTCGAATCCTCCGAAAAGCTGGGGGTCTCGTTATCGGTGACCCGAGAGATGTCGTCGGTGTCCAGGTCGTCGGCGGAGTCGTCGCCGACGTCCGTACGAGTCATGCTGACCCCCGTGATCTGGAAGGAGCTGGACGAGTTCTGGATCTTCTTCCGGGACCCCTGAGGAAGCGCCTGGAGCGAATTCGACGCCGACTGGGGCAGAATCCGCAGATCTGATTCGCCTAACCTGAGGGTCTCGCTAGTGGTGCGGTTGATTACGTTTGATTTCTTTTCATGCTTGTGTTTGGTGGACATGTTTCGGATGTACTTATTGGGAAATTAATTGTGGACGCATCAAGTAAATAAGTAAACAAACCGATGATTTTTCATAAAACGAAATAATTGGATATAATGAGATTCGGGCAAACAATAcgtatttaattcaaattaaaacccCGAATCTGTTGCCGAAacggttctactttacgcaaaaatttaataacaccAGCACCATCACTACACGCACAAACTGACACTAGTGACATAAGTGGACATAATACCATAGAATTCGCTCTAAATGTTCTCATCTACACATGCGCAACATGCCTCCTCGACATGGATTTAAAAGTAAGAAGTGCGAAATGAAACCACTCGCAAATATCTCTATAGTGACCCCGTTTATTACTTATATTCTATTCACCTCAATTCAGTTCAATTCTACTGCAGTCTTTAGCCGCGACCTTGAATCACAGCTACCAGTG
The sequence above is drawn from the Tenebrio molitor chromosome X, icTenMoli1.1, whole genome shotgun sequence genome and encodes:
- the LOC138140256 gene encoding protein bunched, class 2/F/G isoform-like isoform X7 — translated: MSTKHKHEKKSNVINRTTSETLRLGESDLRILPQSASNSLQALPQGSRKKIQNSSSSFQITGVSMTRTDVGDDSADDLDTDDISRVTDNETPSFSEDSRDTDEHQLEPPTTVVPQEPPQAEVKRKPPDERFKIVKMPQTTPFIRGRWQCHDFFDDGTENGPRRLDPRPSLNVQVADTTPHLSTLKGYPQGFSSILASGLGPVHFADQENITLLNQKAANQPSNVNGQKDDILSDIKVALTSTPASNSGFRN
- the LOC138140256 gene encoding protein bunched, class 2/F/G isoform-like isoform X3; the protein is MSTKHKHEKKSNVINRTTSETLRLGESDLRILPQSASNSLQALPQGSRKKIQNSSSSFQITGVSMTRTDVGDDSADDLDTDDISRVTDNETPSFSEDSRDTDEHQLEPPTTVVPQEPPQAEVKRKPPDERFKIVKMPQTTPFIRGRWQCHDFFDDGTENGPRRLDPRPSLNVQVADTTPHLSTLKGYPQGFSSILASGLGPVHFADQENITLLNQKAANQPSNVNGQKDDILSDIKVALTSTPASNSGIGPKECQNAGVGSESIFRENRRSITSVTATCNFLLNLMMTEHREMVKSPLKGSDEDLPLILPGHDFNEATVFAVYCFIKKFVGSAPNNNNIDRKIEEALVSQFLVTPDKQKHITVI
- the LOC138140256 gene encoding protein bunched, class 2/F/G isoform-like isoform X2; the protein is MSTKHKHEKKSNVINRTTSETLRLGESDLRILPQSASNSLQALPQGSRKKIQNSSSSFQITGVSMTRTDVGDDSADDLDTDDISRVTDNETPSFSEDSRDTDEHQLEPPTTVVPQEPPQAEVKRKPPDERFKIVKMPQTTPFIRGRWQCHDFFDDGTENGPRRLDPRPSLNVQADTTPHLSTLKGYPQGFSSILASGLGPVHFADQENITLLNQKAANQPSNVNGQKDDILSDIKVALTSTPASNSGIGPKECQNAGVGSESIFRENRRSITSVTATCNFLLNLMMTEHREMVKSPLKGSDEDLPLILPGHDFNEATVFAVYCFIKKFVGSAPNNNNIDRKIEEALDAVKTHLMVAVHKEVDFLKTRVSTLEGRVNELEIENSILRVNYLLFKS
- the LOC138140256 gene encoding protein tsct-1-like isoform X4, whose amino-acid sequence is MSTKHKHEKKSNVINRTTSETLRLGESDLRILPQSASNSLQALPQGSRKKIQNSSSSFQITGVSMTRTDVGDDSADDLDTDDISRVTDNETPSFSEDSRDTDEHQLEPPTTVVPQEPPQAEVKRKPPDERFKIVKMPQTTPFIRGRWQCHDFFDDGTENGPRRLDPRPSLNVQVADTTPHLSTLKGYPQGFSSILASGLGPVHFADQENITLLNQKAANQPSNVNGQKDDILSDIKVALTSTPASNSGSAPNNNNIDRKIEEALDAVKTHLMVAVHKEVDFLKTRVSTLEGRVNELEIENSILRVNYLLFKS
- the LOC138140256 gene encoding protein bunched, class 2/F/G isoform-like isoform X8, producing the protein MSTKHKHEKKSNVINRTTSETLRLGESDLRILPQSASNSLQALPQGSRKKIQNSSSSFQITGVSMTRTDVGDDSADDLDTDDISRVTDNETPSFSEDSRDTDEHQLEPPTTVVPQEPPQAEVKRKPPDERFKIVKMPQTTPFIRGRWQCHDFFDDGTENGPRRLDPRPSLNVQVADTTPHLSTLKGYPQGFSSILASGLGPVHFADQENITLLNQKAANQPSNVNGQKDDILSDIKVALTSTPASNSGP
- the LOC138140256 gene encoding protein tsct-1-like isoform X5, which produces MSTKHKHEKKSNVINRTTSETLRLGESDLRILPQSASNSLQALPQGSRKKIQNSSSSFQITGVSMTRTDVGDDSADDLDTDDISRVTDNETPSFSEDSRDTDEHQLEPPTTVVPQEPPQAEVKRKPPDERFKIVKMPQTTPFIRGRWQCHDFFDDGTENGPRRLDPRPSLNVQADTTPHLSTLKGYPQGFSSILASGLGPVHFADQENITLLNQKAANQPSNVNGQKDDILSDIKVALTSTPASNSGSAPNNNNIDRKIEEALDAVKTHLMVAVHKEVDFLKTRVSTLEGRVNELEIENSILRVNYLLFKS
- the LOC138140256 gene encoding protein bunched, class 2/F/G isoform-like isoform X6 encodes the protein MSTKHKHEKKSNVINRTTSETLRLGESDLRILPQSASNSLQALPQGSRKKIQNSSSSFQITGVSMTRTDVGDDSADDLDTDDISRVTDNETPSFSEDSRDTDEHQLEPPTTVVPQEPPQAEVKRKPPDERFKIVKMPQTTPFIRGRWQCHDFFDDGTENGPRRLDPRPSLNVQVADTTPHLSTLKGYPQGFSSILASGLGPVHFADQENITLLNQKAANQPSNVNGQKDDILSDIKVALTSTPASNSGSAPNNNNIDRKIEEALVSQFLVTPDKQKHITVI
- the LOC138140256 gene encoding protein tsct-1-like isoform X1, translating into MSTKHKHEKKSNVINRTTSETLRLGESDLRILPQSASNSLQALPQGSRKKIQNSSSSFQITGVSMTRTDVGDDSADDLDTDDISRVTDNETPSFSEDSRDTDEHQLEPPTTVVPQEPPQAEVKRKPPDERFKIVKMPQTTPFIRGRWQCHDFFDDGTENGPRRLDPRPSLNVQVADTTPHLSTLKGYPQGFSSILASGLGPVHFADQENITLLNQKAANQPSNVNGQKDDILSDIKVALTSTPASNSGIGPKECQNAGVGSESIFRENRRSITSVTATCNFLLNLMMTEHREMVKSPLKGSDEDLPLILPGHDFNEATVFAVYCFIKKFVGSAPNNNNIDRKIEEALDAVKTHLMVAVHKEVDFLKTRVSTLEGRVNELEIENSILRVNYLLFKS